One Nitrospira sp. DNA segment encodes these proteins:
- the rpmC gene encoding 50S ribosomal protein L29 — MDVKELQQLGAGELVDKEKQLVQELFNLRFQFGSGRLENPMQIRKTKRDIARVKTVLRQVKARSEGAKR; from the coding sequence TTGGACGTCAAAGAGCTCCAGCAGTTAGGGGCAGGCGAACTTGTAGACAAAGAAAAACAGCTTGTGCAAGAGCTGTTCAATCTCCGTTTTCAGTTCGGCTCCGGGCGGCTCGAGAATCCCATGCAAATTCGGAAAACGAAGCGGGACATTGCGCGGGTGAAGACTGTTCTCCGGCAAGTGAAGGCTCGATCAGAGGGGGCTAAAAGGTAG